Proteins encoded by one window of Candidatus Bathyarchaeum sp.:
- a CDS encoding CBS domain-containing protein, translating to MAKFVEAVFSKGFKKVNENDTLSSCLSLFKKEMAPVLAVFDNDDNYKGIISSKWILRSSLDSSETKVKNLMRSAPAVSLTDSLEKVANLMVANEFRQLPVYSEGELLGFVTDDDVIHGAIIERWANSRVEEIMTKKPFVIQDDESIGAILSLFREEGISHVPIVRDGKLVGIVSIYDIISNVFQPRQSQKRGELVGEKISVLSMPAKAIMNRAISVLPETKLSDAESQMHKFNISSLVVVHDGRPVGIITKRDFLEPLALTEKPSKKLLVQFSVKDVEIDDIQREYIMDDFESFTSRYGETLESGTLFVYMKTHGTNFKGDQLIHCRLQFRTRKGSFFSSSEGWGAEQTFRLALDRLEGQIIKSTEIQHDHEFLKDYVRRRFPLT from the coding sequence ATGGCAAAATTTGTTGAAGCTGTTTTTTCAAAAGGATTTAAAAAAGTAAATGAAAATGATACCCTTTCTTCATGTTTGTCCCTTTTCAAGAAAGAAATGGCACCTGTTTTAGCAGTATTTGATAACGATGACAATTACAAAGGGATAATTTCTAGCAAATGGATACTACGATCCAGTTTAGATTCTTCCGAAACTAAAGTTAAAAATTTAATGCGCTCAGCACCTGCTGTTAGTTTAACTGATTCTCTTGAAAAAGTAGCTAATTTAATGGTTGCAAATGAGTTTAGGCAACTTCCTGTTTATAGTGAAGGTGAACTTTTGGGATTTGTTACAGATGATGATGTTATTCATGGTGCCATAATTGAAAGATGGGCAAATAGTCGTGTTGAAGAAATAATGACTAAGAAACCTTTTGTTATACAAGATGATGAATCAATAGGTGCTATTCTTAGCCTTTTTAGAGAAGAAGGGATTTCTCACGTTCCGATAGTGCGTGATGGAAAACTAGTTGGAATTGTTAGTATTTACGACATAATCAGTAACGTATTTCAACCAAGACAGAGCCAAAAAAGAGGCGAGCTTGTGGGCGAAAAAATATCTGTTTTGAGCATGCCTGCCAAGGCAATAATGAATCGTGCAATTAGCGTTTTGCCTGAAACAAAGTTGTCAGACGCAGAGAGCCAAATGCACAAATTTAACATTTCCTCATTGGTTGTTGTTCACGATGGAAGACCCGTTGGAATTATAACTAAAAGGGATTTTCTTGAACCTTTAGCGTTAACTGAAAAACCATCAAAAAAACTATTGGTACAATTTTCAGTTAAAGATGTTGAAATAGACGATATTCAACGGGAATATATTATGGATGATTTTGAATCATTCACAAGTAGGTATGGAGAGACGCTGGAATCCGGTACCCTATTTGTGTACATGAAAACACACGGAACAAATTTCAAAGGTGACCAGTTGATTCATTGCCGATTACAATTTAGAACAAGAAAAGGTTCCTTTTTTAGTTCAAGTGAAGGATGGGGTGCCGAACAAACTTTCCGTTTAGCTTTAGATCGTCTTGAAGGTCAAATTATAAAAAGCACTGAAATACAACACGATCATGAATTTTTAAAGGATTACGTTAGACGAAGATTTCCGCTAACGTAA
- a CDS encoding aconitate hydratase has translation MGKSVTQKILENHIVDGKFEAGTEIAIKIDQTLTQDATGTMAYLQFEAMNKPKVETDLSVSYIDHNTIQIGFENADDHRYLQSIAAKYGIYLSRVGNGICHQVHLERFGKPSKTLLGSDSHTPTGGGIGMIAIGAGGLDVAAAMAGEPFYLTCPTVVKINLKGKLQPWVSAKDVILKVLEIFSTKGNVGTVFEYGGEGVKTLSVPERATITNMGAECGVTTSVFPSDEVTRQFLKAQDREQDWTELKADPDAVYDKVVDINLSELVPLAAFPHSPGNIKTIKELEGKAVNQVCIGSCTNSSYKDLMTVAKILKGKKAHPSVSFVISPGSKQVLENLAQDGALTDLLSAGARITEPVCGFCIGNSQSPQTDAVSIRTSNRNFFGRSGTKSADVYLTSPETAAAAVITGCFTDPRELGIEYPKVAMPEKFYIDDSMIIAPSKCPEEVEIYRGPNIVELPDSLPLEKDVCGVVTIKVEDKITTDHIIPAGSRMKYRSNVPKYSEFVFEIVDETFPERASKIRDSGKSNIIVGGLSYGQGSSREHAALCPMFLGVKAVIAKSFERIHSANLINFGIVPLTFQTEADYDKIEQGDQIQIENIRKSISQNQPLTVKNLTKNTQIKVYYQLSQRQQDIILAGGMLAYIKNK, from the coding sequence ATGGGAAAAAGTGTAACTCAAAAGATTCTGGAAAATCATATTGTAGACGGCAAATTTGAGGCTGGAACAGAAATTGCCATCAAAATCGACCAGACCCTAACCCAAGATGCTACAGGGACCATGGCGTATTTGCAGTTTGAAGCCATGAACAAACCCAAAGTAGAAACAGACCTTTCAGTGAGTTACATAGACCACAACACCATTCAAATCGGGTTTGAAAACGCCGACGACCACCGATACCTGCAGTCCATTGCCGCAAAATACGGTATTTATCTCTCCAGGGTGGGAAACGGTATCTGTCATCAGGTTCATCTAGAGCGTTTTGGTAAACCCTCCAAAACTTTGCTCGGGTCCGACAGCCACACCCCCACAGGTGGCGGAATTGGAATGATAGCCATCGGTGCAGGAGGCTTAGACGTTGCGGCTGCTATGGCAGGAGAGCCCTTTTATTTGACCTGCCCCACGGTTGTGAAAATCAATTTGAAAGGCAAACTGCAGCCCTGGGTTTCTGCTAAGGATGTTATCTTGAAGGTTTTGGAAATTTTTAGCACCAAAGGCAACGTGGGCACCGTGTTTGAGTACGGTGGTGAAGGAGTTAAGACCCTATCTGTTCCTGAACGGGCAACCATAACCAACATGGGCGCAGAATGTGGAGTTACTACGTCTGTTTTTCCTTCTGATGAGGTTACCCGGCAGTTTTTGAAAGCCCAAGACCGAGAACAAGACTGGACAGAACTCAAAGCCGACCCCGACGCGGTTTACGATAAAGTTGTGGACATCAATTTAAGCGAGTTGGTTCCTTTGGCTGCGTTTCCCCACAGTCCGGGGAATATTAAAACCATAAAAGAACTAGAGGGTAAAGCTGTTAATCAGGTTTGTATTGGAAGCTGCACCAATTCTTCATATAAAGATTTGATGACAGTTGCCAAGATTCTCAAAGGCAAGAAGGCTCATCCCTCGGTTAGTTTTGTGATTTCTCCAGGCTCAAAACAGGTCCTAGAAAACCTTGCCCAGGACGGCGCGTTAACTGATTTGTTGTCTGCGGGCGCTCGGATTACTGAACCGGTTTGTGGTTTTTGTATTGGTAACAGTCAATCGCCCCAGACAGATGCGGTGTCGATTCGCACGTCTAATCGTAACTTTTTCGGTCGTTCGGGAACTAAATCTGCGGATGTTTACTTGACTAGTCCAGAAACGGCTGCGGCTGCGGTGATTACGGGTTGTTTTACGGATCCACGAGAACTAGGAATAGAATATCCTAAAGTTGCTATGCCTGAAAAGTTCTACATTGATGACAGCATGATTATTGCGCCGTCTAAGTGTCCGGAGGAGGTGGAGATTTATCGGGGTCCAAACATTGTGGAGTTGCCCGATAGTTTGCCTTTGGAAAAGGATGTTTGTGGGGTTGTTACCATCAAAGTTGAGGATAAAATCACTACAGACCATATTATTCCTGCAGGCAGCAGAATGAAGTACCGCTCTAACGTTCCAAAATATTCCGAGTTTGTCTTTGAAATAGTGGATGAAACCTTCCCCGAACGAGCTAGTAAAATCCGGGATTCAGGAAAAAGCAACATTATCGTGGGTGGGTTAAGTTACGGTCAGGGCAGTTCCCGTGAGCATGCAGCATTGTGCCCCATGTTTTTGGGCGTGAAAGCGGTTATTGCTAAATCGTTTGAGAGAATTCATTCTGCTAATTTGATTAATTTTGGGATTGTTCCCTTGACTTTTCAAACAGAAGCAGATTACGACAAAATCGAGCAAGGGGACCAAATCCAGATTGAGAACATACGGAAATCCATCAGCCAAAATCAGCCGTTAACGGTGAAGAATCTAACCAAAAACACTCAAATCAAAGTATACTATCAGCTTTCCCAGCGACAACAGGACATAATCCTTGCTGGTGGAATGCTTGCATACATCAAAAACAAGTGA
- a CDS encoding PHP domain-containing protein: MLSTVTEQKQLSTRLNLHEIDMHLHTKFSDGNCSIDTVLSCAQARGLKAVAITDHYSDKQTLPGRMKSSAVEAYLKMLKPFNVLKGVEVDLFPQGPSISKQTTDTFDVVAGGLHQVDDVVFGCYYPKKIDVKSFVETVRLTMIKAVESDLIDVLVHPLWFPETIRSQAKQLITKDWIDSLLDAATDHQVALEINGSWRVPNGHVVKECLKRGIKVSIGSDSHDKYTVGNTAYPLRLLKELGATVEDVFCPDSYFSHVIEKQHKNRYAIPFTV; encoded by the coding sequence ATGCTGTCTACGGTCACTGAACAAAAACAGCTCTCAACCAGATTAAATTTACATGAAATTGACATGCATTTGCACACAAAATTTTCGGATGGAAACTGCAGTATCGATACGGTACTAAGTTGTGCTCAAGCTCGAGGCCTAAAAGCTGTTGCGATAACTGACCATTATAGCGACAAACAAACTTTGCCCGGTCGCATGAAAAGCAGTGCTGTTGAAGCGTACCTTAAGATGCTCAAACCGTTTAACGTACTCAAAGGAGTTGAAGTGGATTTGTTTCCACAGGGTCCTTCAATCTCTAAGCAAACAACAGACACTTTTGATGTAGTTGCAGGTGGACTCCATCAGGTGGATGACGTTGTCTTTGGGTGTTATTATCCCAAAAAAATTGATGTGAAATCTTTTGTTGAAACGGTTCGTTTGACCATGATAAAAGCCGTAGAATCAGATTTGATTGACGTTTTGGTTCATCCCTTGTGGTTTCCAGAAACCATACGCTCACAAGCAAAACAGTTGATAACCAAAGACTGGATAGACAGCCTCCTAGATGCAGCTACAGACCACCAAGTTGCTTTGGAAATTAATGGCTCGTGGCGGGTTCCCAACGGGCACGTAGTCAAAGAGTGCCTCAAACGAGGAATCAAAGTTTCAATCGGGAGTGATTCTCACGATAAATATACTGTTGGAAACACTGCGTATCCTTTGAGGTTATTAAAAGAGTTAGGGGCTACAGTTGAGGATGTTTTTTGTCCCGACAGCTATTTTTCCCACGTAATTGAAAAACAACACAAAAACCGTTATGCCATTCCTTTTACGGTGTAG
- a CDS encoding RDD family protein, with translation MYCSKCGEQLSDDAKFCTKCGAPIVTVEAKSETEKETTKVETVIDRFQEDTQLQDYWIRRLVAYIIDILAISIAAALIMAVLAFPVFIADPFRYFNWGSFPFIKGAFAVAYFVIAETSYGTTIGKHLLGLKVVTKSDQKISLEKAFIRNISKIHEVFLLLDVIIGIVTLPNLNQKYTDEIANTTITKDETVTNTLF, from the coding sequence ATGTACTGCTCAAAGTGTGGAGAACAACTTTCTGACGATGCAAAGTTTTGTACAAAATGTGGCGCCCCAATAGTAACTGTTGAGGCAAAATCTGAAACCGAAAAAGAAACAACAAAAGTAGAAACAGTTATCGACCGGTTCCAAGAAGACACCCAACTACAAGACTACTGGATACGTCGACTAGTCGCCTACATAATAGACATACTAGCAATCAGCATCGCAGCAGCACTGATTATGGCAGTTCTTGCATTTCCAGTTTTTATTGCTGATCCCTTTAGATATTTCAATTGGGGAAGTTTTCCCTTCATTAAGGGCGCATTTGCAGTAGCATATTTTGTAATAGCAGAAACAAGCTACGGCACAACAATTGGAAAGCATCTTCTTGGACTAAAAGTAGTCACCAAATCTGACCAAAAAATAAGCTTAGAAAAAGCCTTCATCCGAAACATCAGCAAAATCCATGAAGTTTTCTTGCTTTTGGATGTAATCATTGGTATTGTAACCTTGCCAAACCTTAACCAAAAATACACCGACGAAATAGCCAACACTACCATAACAAAGGACGAAACAGTCACTAACACACTGTTTTAA
- a CDS encoding vitamin B12-dependent ribonucleotide reductase, producing MTTVSKIIKRNGITVSFDESKITRAIFKALDSVNNGNMQLAHKFTGNVVELLNERFKAKVPSVEDIQDLVEEVLIQNGFADVAKAYILYRQKRAEIREFKKFYGVVDDLKLGVNAIQVLKNRYLMKNEEGTVIETPREMFRRVAKAVAKADLIYDEKSDAEKTEETFYQVMTKREFLPNSPTLMNAGTVLGQLSACFVLPVEDSIEGIFTSLKHMAIIHQSGGGTGFSFSKLRPAGDIVGSTKGIASGPVSFMTIYDAATNVIKQGGRRRGANMAIMEVTHPDILQFIEAKAQEGILTNFNISVAVTDKFMQAVEKDSEYALVNPRNKKTETKLQARHVFDLIASNAWRSGDPGLVFIDEINRHNPTPQAGRILSTNPCGEQPLLPYESCNLGSVNLSKMVKGKKVDWENLRRVVRVGVHFLDNVIDVNKYPIPKIAKITRENRKIGLGIMGFADMLIKLGIPYDSEQALELAEKVMKFVRDEAVNQSVNIGEVRGSFPNFKGTIWEEKGYKTMRNATVTTIAPTGSISIIAGCSGGIEPVFAVAFIRNVMDGSKLLEVQPTFEELSKKEGFYSRTLMLEVAKTGSVQNLKQIPEKLRRVFVTSLDISPSWHVRMQAAFQKHVDNAVSKTVNLPNNATVDDVKQVYLLAYRLKCKGTTVYRYGSKSEQVLYVGPQLTKELSTEQVSADSEYSGSCRKCASNI from the coding sequence TTGACAACGGTTTCTAAGATCATCAAACGTAATGGTATTACAGTTAGTTTTGATGAATCTAAGATAACTAGAGCAATTTTTAAGGCATTAGATTCGGTCAACAACGGCAACATGCAGTTAGCACATAAATTTACAGGTAATGTTGTTGAGTTGCTTAACGAGCGGTTTAAGGCAAAAGTTCCTAGTGTGGAGGACATTCAGGATTTGGTTGAGGAGGTTCTTATTCAGAATGGGTTTGCTGATGTTGCTAAGGCTTATATTTTATATCGTCAGAAACGAGCTGAAATTCGGGAGTTCAAAAAGTTTTACGGTGTTGTTGACGATTTAAAGTTGGGCGTTAACGCCATTCAGGTTCTAAAAAACAGGTACCTAATGAAAAATGAAGAAGGCACAGTCATTGAAACTCCCCGTGAAATGTTTAGGAGAGTGGCAAAAGCAGTTGCCAAAGCCGATTTAATTTATGATGAAAAATCAGATGCAGAAAAAACTGAAGAAACTTTTTATCAGGTAATGACAAAACGCGAGTTTTTGCCTAATTCTCCCACCTTAATGAATGCAGGCACCGTGTTGGGTCAGTTGTCTGCTTGTTTTGTTTTGCCAGTTGAAGATTCTATTGAAGGAATTTTCACTAGTCTTAAGCACATGGCAATTATTCATCAATCAGGAGGAGGAACTGGCTTTTCGTTTTCTAAACTTCGTCCCGCAGGGGACATAGTAGGCTCAACCAAGGGGATTGCTTCGGGTCCGGTTTCTTTTATGACCATTTATGATGCTGCAACTAACGTGATTAAGCAAGGAGGAAGAAGGCGAGGAGCCAACATGGCAATAATGGAGGTCACTCATCCTGATATTTTGCAGTTTATTGAAGCGAAAGCCCAAGAAGGCATCTTGACCAATTTTAACATTTCAGTTGCAGTTACGGACAAGTTCATGCAAGCAGTAGAAAAGGACAGCGAATATGCTCTGGTTAATCCTCGGAACAAAAAAACTGAAACAAAGTTGCAGGCTCGACACGTATTTGATTTAATTGCATCAAACGCTTGGCGGAGCGGAGACCCCGGACTGGTGTTTATTGACGAAATAAACAGGCACAACCCAACTCCTCAAGCTGGACGTATTTTGAGCACGAACCCATGTGGTGAGCAGCCCTTGTTGCCGTATGAGTCGTGTAATTTGGGTTCGGTTAACTTGTCAAAGATGGTCAAAGGCAAAAAAGTAGATTGGGAAAACCTACGAAGAGTTGTCAGAGTTGGAGTTCATTTTTTGGACAACGTCATTGACGTTAACAAATATCCAATACCAAAAATTGCAAAAATAACCCGAGAAAACCGCAAAATTGGCCTAGGCATCATGGGTTTTGCAGACATGCTCATCAAGTTAGGTATTCCTTACGACTCTGAACAAGCGTTAGAGTTAGCAGAAAAAGTGATGAAGTTTGTCAGAGACGAAGCAGTAAACCAGTCAGTAAATATTGGTGAGGTTCGGGGTTCTTTTCCTAACTTTAAGGGCACCATCTGGGAAGAAAAGGGCTACAAAACAATGCGAAACGCAACCGTAACTACTATTGCTCCAACAGGAAGCATAAGCATAATTGCAGGTTGCTCAGGGGGGATTGAGCCAGTTTTTGCTGTTGCTTTTATTCGTAACGTTATGGATGGTTCAAAGTTGCTGGAAGTGCAACCAACTTTTGAGGAGTTATCAAAAAAAGAGGGTTTTTACAGCAGAACTTTGATGCTTGAAGTTGCGAAAACGGGATCCGTTCAGAACCTAAAACAAATTCCAGAAAAGTTACGAAGAGTCTTTGTGACGTCATTGGATATTTCTCCGTCGTGGCACGTTCGGATGCAGGCGGCGTTTCAGAAGCATGTGGATAATGCTGTTTCCAAGACAGTGAATCTTCCAAACAATGCGACTGTGGATGACGTGAAACAGGTGTATTTACTGGCTTACCGGCTCAAATGTAAGGGAACCACAGTTTACAGGTATGGAAGCAAAAGCGAACAGGTGCTGTATGTTGGGCCACAACTAACCAAAGAACTAAGCACAGAACAAGTTAGCGCAGATTCTGAGTATTCTGGTAGTTGCCGTAAATGTGCTTCAAACATCTAA
- a CDS encoding TrpB-like pyridoxal phosphate-dependent enzyme: protein MTMKKILLDENEMPKQWYNILPDLPKELPPMIHPGTREPVKLPPPLFPSECLKQEYSTERWIDIPEPVQDALRIWRPSPLFRATNLEKALKTPAKIYYKYEGVSPSGSHKTNTAVAQTYYAVKDGLERVTTETGAGQWGSALSFSAQYFGVKATVYMVAASYHQKPYRKSMIETWGAEVFPSPTNRTKAGRAVLESDPESTGSLGIAISEAVEEALTTDNVKYTIGSVLNHVLLHQTVIGLETQKQLAMVEDYPDQIIGCIGGGSSFSGIYWPFYYDKVKGKAPKQTEFIAVESAACPKVTRGYYTYDHGDTAKIIPLVKMHTVGHTFIPAPIHAGGLRYHGMAPTVSLMKEEGEVSSRAYNQLQAFEAASLFAKTEGIISAPEPSHAIKATIDEALKCKETGEEKTLVFLLCGHGHFDMKAYDDFNHGNMLPYEYPQEKVNAAMKKLKALYPWLNDDLSNIA, encoded by the coding sequence ATGACAATGAAAAAAATCTTGCTAGACGAAAATGAAATGCCAAAACAATGGTATAACATTTTGCCCGATCTTCCCAAAGAATTGCCTCCCATGATTCACCCCGGAACCCGCGAGCCAGTTAAACTGCCACCTCCCCTGTTCCCAAGTGAATGCCTCAAACAAGAATACAGCACAGAACGCTGGATCGACATCCCTGAGCCAGTTCAGGACGCTCTTCGCATTTGGAGACCCAGCCCATTATTCAGGGCAACAAACCTAGAAAAAGCCTTGAAAACTCCAGCTAAAATTTACTACAAATACGAAGGAGTTAGCCCTTCAGGCAGCCACAAAACAAACACAGCTGTTGCTCAGACATACTACGCAGTAAAAGATGGATTAGAAAGAGTAACCACAGAAACCGGTGCAGGCCAATGGGGATCTGCACTGTCCTTTAGTGCCCAATACTTCGGCGTAAAAGCTACAGTTTACATGGTCGCCGCAAGCTATCACCAAAAACCTTACCGAAAAAGCATGATAGAAACATGGGGCGCAGAAGTTTTCCCCAGTCCAACTAACCGAACTAAAGCAGGCAGAGCAGTTTTAGAGTCAGACCCCGAAAGCACAGGCAGTCTTGGAATTGCTATCAGCGAAGCCGTAGAAGAAGCTTTGACAACTGATAACGTCAAGTACACTATCGGTAGTGTTCTTAATCACGTTTTGTTGCACCAGACGGTTATTGGTCTGGAAACCCAAAAACAGTTAGCAATGGTAGAAGACTACCCCGACCAAATTATCGGATGCATCGGAGGCGGAAGCAGCTTCTCAGGAATCTACTGGCCCTTCTACTACGACAAAGTAAAAGGCAAAGCCCCCAAACAAACAGAATTCATCGCAGTTGAGTCTGCTGCATGTCCAAAAGTAACCCGAGGATACTACACCTACGACCACGGCGACACTGCAAAAATCATACCCTTGGTTAAAATGCATACAGTTGGTCACACGTTTATTCCTGCTCCAATTCACGCTGGTGGACTCAGGTATCACGGAATGGCACCAACCGTCAGTTTGATGAAAGAAGAAGGTGAAGTTTCATCCCGCGCATACAACCAACTACAAGCTTTTGAAGCAGCAAGCCTGTTCGCTAAAACCGAAGGAATCATTTCGGCTCCAGAGCCTTCTCATGCAATCAAAGCTACAATCGATGAAGCGCTTAAATGCAAAGAAACTGGTGAAGAAAAAACCCTAGTGTTCTTGTTGTGTGGTCACGGACACTTTGACATGAAAGCCTACGACGACTTCAACCACGGCAACATGCTCCCATACGAGTATCCACAAGAAAAAGTCAACGCAGCCATGAAAAAACTCAAAGCCCTATACCCATGGCTCAACGACGACCTAAGCAACATCGCATAA
- a CDS encoding amino acid-binding protein, whose protein sequence is MWGQIQPFFEDFPAQQRVALLLFERGFQVNELGKVVSGKIEIPHTQIAKEAGVERRAVDSTVQTILNTPELKRIYKNLRQVCSLQDVAREFNYSVIVFVPENANETGIISNVTRIVSEKGLGIRQVLAEDPSTSKLPKLTLILEGEIPSDLIGQIRKIHGTRSITVY, encoded by the coding sequence ATGTGGGGCCAAATACAACCATTTTTTGAAGATTTTCCCGCTCAACAACGGGTAGCTTTGCTACTTTTTGAGCGAGGGTTCCAAGTAAACGAACTTGGCAAAGTAGTCAGCGGCAAAATCGAGATTCCACACACTCAAATCGCCAAAGAAGCAGGCGTAGAACGCCGGGCAGTAGATAGCACTGTGCAAACAATACTAAATACCCCTGAACTGAAACGAATCTACAAAAACCTTAGGCAAGTTTGCTCCTTACAAGATGTTGCTCGTGAGTTTAATTATAGTGTGATTGTCTTTGTCCCAGAAAACGCAAACGAAACAGGTATCATATCAAATGTTACCCGGATAGTTTCTGAAAAAGGACTGGGAATACGACAAGTTCTCGCAGAAGATCCCAGCACAAGCAAGCTTCCCAAGTTGACATTGATACTTGAAGGAGAAATCCCTTCAGATTTAATTGGTCAAATCCGAAAAATCCATGGAACTAGAAGCATTACAGTATACTAA
- a CDS encoding DUF998 domain-containing protein — protein MKERMDALFGILGPLMVYVSILVSLVISPWFNWETNALSDLGHAVTSNAAPIFNGGLFLAGFFLMLYSITAFKKHANYSSTCLLISSFFVQMLAVINEAYGSLHYVAAVPHFLTLSLTSIVYGYEKKSKFAIATFLVVMLTWLMYSLNVFNMGIAVPETMSKLVLLWIMWSGIKILRNKEG, from the coding sequence ATGAAAGAACGCATGGATGCACTATTTGGCATTTTAGGACCATTAATGGTATACGTGTCCATTCTTGTTTCTCTTGTTATTTCACCCTGGTTTAATTGGGAAACCAACGCCCTAAGCGACTTGGGCCACGCAGTCACCAGCAACGCTGCTCCAATATTCAACGGAGGACTGTTTCTTGCAGGTTTTTTTCTAATGCTATATTCCATAACTGCTTTCAAAAAACACGCAAACTACAGCAGCACCTGTTTGTTGATTTCAAGTTTTTTTGTACAAATGCTCGCAGTAATTAACGAAGCGTACGGTTCCCTTCATTACGTGGCGGCAGTTCCTCACTTTTTGACCTTAAGCTTGACATCAATTGTTTATGGGTACGAAAAAAAGTCAAAATTTGCAATAGCAACGTTTCTTGTAGTTATGCTCACTTGGTTGATGTATTCGTTGAACGTGTTTAACATGGGCATTGCTGTTCCTGAAACCATGTCAAAACTTGTTTTGCTATGGATAATGTGGTCAGGCATCAAAATTTTGCGGAACAAAGAAGGTTAG
- a CDS encoding AbrB family transcriptional regulator — protein sequence MRMTEIVRVDSRGRITMPSSIRETVKLAEGMYVMLIADLDKKEVRVTPFADPEAKLVEINITFSDSPGALAKAASILAEQEVDLLSSESRTLRRGKSAEWVAIADVSRCKCSLEELQQKIMADGTTNEIKLQSYT from the coding sequence ATGCGAATGACCGAAATCGTCCGAGTAGACTCACGAGGAAGAATCACAATGCCTTCATCCATTCGGGAAACAGTAAAACTGGCAGAAGGAATGTACGTAATGCTAATTGCAGACCTAGACAAAAAAGAAGTCCGAGTTACCCCCTTCGCAGACCCCGAAGCAAAACTAGTAGAAATAAACATCACATTCTCTGACAGCCCAGGAGCGCTAGCAAAAGCAGCAAGCATCTTAGCAGAACAAGAGGTAGACTTACTCTCCAGCGAATCCCGAACCCTACGCAGAGGAAAATCTGCCGAATGGGTTGCCATCGCAGACGTTTCTAGATGCAAGTGTTCATTGGAAGAACTACAACAAAAAATAATGGCAGACGGCACAACAAACGAAATCAAACTACAAAGTTACACCTAA
- the hisZ gene encoding ATP phosphoribosyltransferase regulatory subunit produces MLPKQVRQYRYVEEQLRENFESWNYNEVRSPSIEFIETLSTGVGSDLINDMFKFQDFNGKLLALRAEMTGPVARIVTTRMQSAPEPIRLFYINNVFRYTQTNYMPEREFCQAGVELVGCNTSEADGEILALLVSSLKRVGLNQIRIDLGHASLLKDLLDAAGLDSSQKRSVQSLLACRDSVGLKKFMETNSFPSDLREAFLELSKCRRLKSLLSVSLNGSKYDKANQQLASLTELQQTLVDYKVDDVVFFDFSLTKKIEYYTGMVFEASVPNLGLPLSSGGRYDNFIEKFGKLKLPATGFALEIDKILQALLAQGFEISNGQKARFVVTSNFRKQAIEAVSSLRDAGFIASLEVTKRTIKKTIEYGKLTEADYVVCVGSSLSAPVTVYDLNSDTKSEMVLKKFLENCGGQD; encoded by the coding sequence ATGCTTCCAAAACAAGTCAGACAATACCGCTACGTTGAAGAACAATTACGCGAAAACTTTGAATCATGGAACTACAACGAAGTCCGATCCCCCTCGATTGAGTTTATAGAAACTCTCTCCACCGGAGTGGGTTCAGACCTAATCAACGACATGTTCAAATTCCAAGACTTTAACGGCAAACTTTTGGCTCTACGAGCAGAAATGACTGGGCCTGTTGCCCGAATCGTCACAACCAGAATGCAATCAGCACCCGAACCAATTCGTCTATTTTACATAAACAATGTTTTCCGATACACTCAAACCAACTACATGCCCGAACGCGAATTTTGTCAGGCAGGAGTCGAACTAGTTGGATGCAACACCTCAGAAGCAGACGGCGAAATCCTTGCATTACTTGTTTCTTCTCTTAAACGGGTTGGATTAAACCAAATCCGAATCGATTTGGGTCACGCTAGTCTTCTTAAGGACTTGCTAGATGCTGCAGGATTAGATTCTTCCCAGAAGCGCTCAGTACAAAGTTTACTGGCATGCCGTGACTCGGTAGGATTGAAAAAGTTCATGGAAACAAACAGTTTTCCATCCGATTTGCGAGAAGCTTTTCTTGAGCTTTCTAAATGCAGGCGATTGAAGAGTCTATTATCAGTTTCATTGAATGGCTCAAAATATGATAAGGCAAATCAACAACTCGCGAGCCTAACTGAGCTTCAACAAACTTTAGTAGACTACAAGGTGGATGATGTTGTTTTCTTTGATTTCTCTTTGACAAAAAAGATTGAATACTATACCGGAATGGTGTTTGAAGCTTCGGTGCCCAACTTGGGACTACCCCTAAGCAGTGGAGGCAGATACGACAACTTCATTGAAAAGTTTGGAAAACTTAAACTGCCTGCAACTGGGTTTGCTCTAGAAATCGACAAAATACTTCAAGCTCTATTAGCCCAAGGCTTTGAAATCTCAAATGGACAAAAAGCGCGGTTTGTCGTTACATCAAACTTCAGAAAGCAAGCAATCGAGGCAGTGAGTTCTTTGCGGGATGCAGGTTTTATTGCTTCTTTGGAAGTAACTAAACGAACCATAAAAAAGACCATAGAATACGGAAAACTCACAGAGGCAGATTACGTGGTTTGTGTAGGCTCTTCATTATCTGCGCCTGTGACTGTTTATGACTTAAATTCAGACACTAAATCGGAAATGGTTCTCAAGAAGTTTTTAGAAAACTGTGGAGGTCAAGATTAA